A DNA window from Sphingopyxis macrogoltabida contains the following coding sequences:
- a CDS encoding IS256-like element ISSpma2 family transposase: MTEDRLLIEELAAKGGQPDFLRTIAENVLQLIMEADVDGLIGAGRHERSSERATWRNGYRDRSLDTRVGTLNLKIPKLRAGSYFPGFLEPRKMVEKALVAVIQEAWIGGVSTRRVDELVQAMGMTGISKSTVSKLCKDIDERVHAFLKRPLTGEWPYLWLDATYLKVREGGRIISVAAIIAMAVNTEGRREIVGLHIGPSEAEVFWSDFLKDLVRRGLTGVKLVISDAHEGLKGAITRVMGATWQRCRVHFMRNALSYVPKGQNTVVAAAIRQVFLQPDQKSATQVWRQVADQLRTRWPKLGACMDEAETDVLAYTGFPTQHRTKLHSTNPLERLNKEVKRRADVVGIFPNEDSIIRLVGAVLMEQNDEWQLQHRYMQIEGMAELNQPMIEEENQPLHITAKAA; encoded by the coding sequence ATGACCGAGGACAGATTACTGATCGAAGAGCTTGCTGCGAAGGGCGGCCAACCGGATTTTTTGCGCACCATCGCCGAGAACGTGCTGCAGCTGATCATGGAGGCCGACGTTGATGGCCTGATCGGCGCGGGTCGCCACGAACGCAGCAGCGAGCGCGCGACCTGGCGCAACGGCTATCGCGACCGTTCGCTGGATACCCGGGTAGGCACGCTGAACCTGAAAATCCCCAAGCTGCGTGCTGGGTCCTACTTTCCGGGCTTCCTTGAGCCCCGCAAGATGGTCGAGAAAGCGCTGGTTGCGGTGATCCAGGAAGCGTGGATCGGCGGGGTCAGCACCCGGCGGGTCGATGAACTCGTCCAGGCCATGGGCATGACCGGCATCTCCAAGTCCACCGTCTCCAAGCTTTGCAAGGACATTGACGAGCGCGTCCATGCCTTTCTGAAACGCCCGCTCACCGGCGAATGGCCGTATCTCTGGCTCGATGCCACCTATCTCAAGGTACGCGAAGGCGGGCGGATCATCAGCGTTGCCGCAATAATCGCCATGGCCGTCAACACCGAGGGCCGGCGCGAGATCGTCGGCCTGCATATCGGCCCCTCGGAAGCGGAGGTCTTCTGGTCCGACTTCCTGAAGGACCTTGTTCGGCGCGGTCTTACCGGCGTGAAGCTGGTCATCTCCGATGCTCACGAGGGCCTCAAGGGCGCGATCACCCGCGTCATGGGCGCCACCTGGCAGCGCTGCCGGGTGCACTTCATGCGCAATGCCCTGTCCTATGTGCCCAAGGGCCAGAACACTGTCGTCGCCGCCGCGATCCGCCAGGTCTTCCTGCAGCCCGATCAGAAAAGCGCAACGCAGGTCTGGCGACAGGTCGCCGACCAGTTGCGCACCCGTTGGCCCAAGCTCGGCGCCTGCATGGACGAGGCCGAAACCGACGTGCTCGCCTACACCGGCTTTCCCACCCAGCACCGCACGAAGTTACACTCAACCAATCCGCTCGAGCGGCTCAACAAGGAGGTCAAGCGCCGCGCCGACGTCGTCGGAATCTTCCCGAACGAAGACAGCATCATCCGCCTCGTCGGGGCTGTGCTGATGGAGCAGAACGACGAGTGGCAGCTCCAGCACCGATACATGCAGATCGAAGGCATGGCCGAACTCAACCAACCCATGATCGAGGAGGAAAATCAGCCCCTACACATCACCGCCAAAGCCGCCTGA
- a CDS encoding Flp family type IVb pilin yields the protein MKNFLKNFVRDESGASAAEYVLILAIVGSAIAASAVALGDSIGGAMDKAKATIDGYDYAP from the coding sequence ATGAAGAATTTTCTGAAGAATTTCGTGCGTGACGAAAGCGGCGCTTCGGCCGCTGAATATGTCCTCATCCTCGCAATCGTCGGTTCGGCTATCGCCGCTTCGGCCGTTGCTCTCGGCGACTCGATCGGCGGGGCGATGGATAAAGCCAAAGCCACGATCGATGGCTACGATTACGCACCCTAA
- the cpaB gene encoding Flp pilus assembly protein CpaB, with product MFAGRNGIVVGAAVVLGLFVVFLANSFFSGVERQQKLQAEQSQLVQVLVASQPLDFGSVLTPENTRLVPWPAGSLPEGAFKTPIGVINNPRGPRVALRPIAIGEPILASKISGIGGRAAVSALLPDGMRAVAVGVNAVTGVGGLVTPGDVVDVLVTREMGGQDANDKDQMTDIVLEKVRVIAIDQVSDEDKTDPKVAKTATLEVDAVGAQKLALATEIGTISLALRNVTSIEDGANMTVTQQDLGSGWLSAPRRSQNQPSPGLAGLPPGFLSEAPMAAPRYAAPRAPAAPPRPAGPSVEIVRGTTPTTYEVKRHGS from the coding sequence ATGTTTGCGGGTAGGAACGGGATAGTTGTCGGTGCGGCAGTCGTATTGGGCTTGTTCGTCGTATTTCTGGCGAATTCCTTTTTCAGCGGCGTGGAAAGACAACAGAAGCTGCAAGCCGAGCAATCGCAGCTCGTTCAGGTTCTCGTTGCGTCGCAGCCTTTGGATTTCGGTTCCGTCCTGACCCCCGAGAATACAAGATTGGTGCCCTGGCCGGCGGGCTCCCTGCCCGAAGGCGCCTTCAAGACGCCAATCGGCGTCATAAACAACCCCCGCGGACCGCGCGTCGCGCTGCGCCCGATTGCCATCGGTGAGCCGATCCTTGCTTCCAAAATCAGCGGCATCGGGGGCCGGGCTGCCGTCTCGGCTTTGCTGCCTGACGGCATGCGTGCGGTCGCGGTCGGCGTTAACGCGGTGACCGGGGTCGGCGGCCTCGTGACGCCGGGCGACGTCGTCGATGTGCTGGTAACCCGTGAAATGGGCGGCCAGGATGCCAACGACAAAGACCAGATGACCGACATCGTGCTCGAAAAGGTCCGGGTGATCGCGATCGATCAGGTTTCCGACGAAGACAAGACCGACCCCAAGGTCGCGAAGACCGCGACGCTGGAGGTCGATGCGGTCGGCGCGCAGAAACTCGCCTTGGCCACCGAGATCGGAACGATCTCGCTCGCGCTGCGCAATGTGACGAGCATCGAGGATGGCGCGAACATGACGGTGACCCAACAGGATCTGGGCAGCGGCTGGCTCTCGGCGCCGCGGCGCTCGCAAAACCAGCCTTCCCCCGGCCTCGCCGGCCTGCCGCCGGGCTTCCTGAGCGAAGCGCCGATGGCCGCGCCGCGCTATGCCGCACCGCGCGCACCCGCCGCGCCGCCGCGCCCCGCCGGTCCGTCGGTCGAAATCGTGCGCGGCACCACGCCGACAACCTATGAGGTCAAACGCCATGGCTCGTGA
- a CDS encoding type II and III secretion system protein family protein, whose protein sequence is MARDYRRGALRLILLPLAFAAALPAAHAQMSSAGIHAGQLDVPLNKSQTVTLDRPFGRAMIGSDEIADIMPISDRSIYVLGKKMGTTSLTVYDKGGRVITIVDVAVGPDVLSLRRQLSELMPGEPIDARISNDAVVLSGVVSSASAAQNAVQIAGTYAGEKVVNMMGIGSSQQVMLEVRFSEINRQTGKEIGVSGFFRNGSGSFDGAIGNGASLIPDVDTGNGVLKLGSITDSFGIFRKSFNVAGLDILGVLDSLEKKGLAKTLAEPTLVALSGEKASFLAGGEFPIPVVQGGGGIGGNNGASITIEFKPFGVSLGFTPTILADGVINMIVEPEVSSIDPNNSIVLNDITIPGLQTRRASTTLELRDGESFAIAGLIRQDFATTVRQVPLLGSIPIIGSLFRSSGFKRGETELLIVVTPRLVQPIRPNQVALPTERVGDAKELDLFLLGRTDGAVPAVPPIDQTAPPAKPRAPATAQEGSDYEY, encoded by the coding sequence ATGGCTCGTGATTATCGCCGCGGCGCCCTGCGCCTGATCCTGCTGCCGCTGGCCTTCGCGGCCGCGCTGCCCGCCGCACACGCGCAAATGAGCAGCGCCGGAATCCATGCCGGCCAGCTCGATGTGCCGCTGAACAAGAGCCAGACGGTGACGCTCGACCGTCCCTTTGGCCGCGCGATGATCGGGTCCGACGAGATCGCCGACATCATGCCGATCTCCGACCGCTCGATCTATGTTCTCGGCAAGAAGATGGGGACGACCAGCCTGACCGTCTACGACAAGGGCGGACGCGTCATCACCATCGTCGATGTCGCGGTCGGCCCCGACGTGCTGTCGCTGCGCCGCCAGCTTTCCGAACTGATGCCCGGCGAGCCGATCGACGCGCGCATCTCGAACGATGCGGTCGTGCTGTCGGGCGTCGTCAGCAGCGCCTCCGCGGCGCAGAACGCGGTGCAGATCGCCGGGACTTATGCCGGCGAGAAGGTCGTCAACATGATGGGGATCGGATCGAGCCAGCAGGTGATGCTGGAGGTCCGCTTTTCGGAGATCAACCGCCAGACCGGCAAGGAAATCGGCGTCAGCGGCTTTTTCCGCAACGGATCGGGCAGCTTCGATGGCGCGATCGGCAACGGCGCGTCGCTGATCCCCGATGTCGATACCGGCAACGGCGTACTGAAGCTGGGGTCGATCACCGACAGCTTCGGCATTTTCCGCAAGAGCTTCAATGTGGCCGGGCTCGACATATTGGGCGTGCTCGACAGTCTCGAGAAGAAGGGTCTGGCCAAGACGCTCGCCGAACCGACACTCGTCGCGCTGTCGGGCGAAAAGGCGAGCTTCCTCGCCGGCGGCGAATTTCCCATCCCCGTCGTTCAGGGCGGTGGTGGCATCGGTGGCAACAATGGCGCAAGCATCACGATCGAGTTCAAGCCATTCGGCGTCAGCCTCGGCTTCACCCCGACGATCCTCGCCGACGGGGTGATCAACATGATCGTCGAGCCCGAAGTCAGCTCGATCGATCCCAATAATTCGATCGTCCTCAACGACATCACCATCCCCGGGCTGCAGACGCGCAGGGCATCGACGACGCTCGAACTGCGCGACGGCGAATCCTTCGCCATCGCGGGGCTGATCCGGCAGGATTTCGCAACCACGGTGCGTCAGGTGCCGCTGCTCGGGTCGATTCCGATCATCGGTTCGCTGTTCCGCTCGTCGGGCTTCAAGCGCGGCGAGACCGAGCTGCTGATCGTCGTCACGCCGCGCCTCGTCCAGCCGATCCGGCCGAACCAGGTCGCGCTGCCCACCGAACGCGTCGGCGATGCGAAGGAACTCGACCTGTTCCTGCTCGGCCGCACCGACGGCGCGGTGCCCGCCGTGCCGCCGATCGACCAGACCGCGCCGCCGGCGAAGCCGCGCGCCCCGGCGACTGCCCAGGAAGGAAGCGATTATGAATATTGA
- a CDS encoding AAA family ATPase, with amino-acid sequence MNCKIKLLISDEEFGRSALSRDEFSDLSFELVSLGADAPVRPDMIGDAELLVVELHAGDPRSMQRLTALRARYPAIPLIVAMRDGDLATTRALIRQGVDDVIALPIQRAEFDDAVNNLLAATAKEATREAGLAPVIAVAQSVGGIGATTVATHLAHYLGAIGEGGCCLVDLDLQFGNAASYLGRSSGLTMDDLLDAGTRADGELLRTVAAADEGIAVIAAPEKIAPLEAVEVDQLMRVLDLARRQYGHVVLDLPGNWANWTLSAIDKADLILLVVDLSIGSLRQARRRLTLFEETGIDPARIRIVANRIEKRMFRTIGVQDAADALHYPVFATVHSDYAVVQSAQDQGVLVGSIARKNKVAADLAALAEQVVGALGGG; translated from the coding sequence TTGAACTGCAAGATCAAACTGCTGATCTCCGACGAGGAATTCGGACGGTCGGCGCTCTCCCGCGACGAGTTTTCGGATCTGTCCTTCGAACTGGTCAGCCTCGGCGCCGATGCGCCGGTGCGGCCCGACATGATCGGCGATGCCGAATTGCTGGTCGTCGAGCTGCACGCCGGCGACCCGCGCTCGATGCAGCGGCTGACCGCGCTGCGCGCCCGCTATCCTGCCATACCGCTGATCGTCGCGATGCGCGACGGCGACCTCGCCACCACGCGCGCGCTGATCCGGCAAGGCGTCGACGATGTCATCGCGCTGCCGATCCAGCGCGCCGAATTCGACGACGCCGTCAACAATCTGCTCGCCGCAACGGCAAAGGAAGCGACGCGCGAAGCAGGACTGGCGCCGGTCATCGCGGTGGCGCAAAGCGTCGGCGGGATCGGCGCAACGACGGTCGCGACCCACCTCGCCCACTATCTCGGCGCGATCGGCGAAGGCGGCTGCTGCCTCGTCGACCTCGATCTCCAGTTCGGCAATGCCGCCTCCTATCTCGGCCGTTCGTCGGGGCTGACGATGGACGACCTGCTCGACGCCGGGACGCGCGCCGATGGCGAATTGCTGCGCACCGTCGCGGCGGCCGACGAAGGTATCGCGGTGATCGCGGCGCCCGAAAAGATCGCGCCGCTCGAGGCGGTCGAAGTCGACCAGCTCATGCGCGTGCTCGACCTTGCCCGGCGGCAATATGGCCATGTCGTGCTCGACCTGCCCGGCAACTGGGCGAACTGGACGCTGTCGGCGATCGACAAGGCCGACCTGATCCTGCTCGTCGTCGATCTGTCGATCGGCAGCCTGCGCCAGGCGCGGCGGCGGCTGACCCTGTTCGAGGAAACGGGCATCGACCCGGCGCGCATCCGGATCGTCGCCAATCGCATCGAAAAGCGGATGTTCCGGACGATCGGGGTACAGGACGCCGCCGACGCGCTGCACTACCCCGTCTTCGCGACCGTCCACAGCGACTATGCCGTCGTCCAGTCGGCGCAGGATCAGGGCGTGCTCGTCGGATCGATCGCGCGCAAGAACAAGGTCGCTGCCGATCTGGCCGCGCTGGCGGAACAGGTCGTCGGCGCACTGGGCGGGGGCTGA
- a CDS encoding CpaF family protein → MWQVQKRKNAGAEEAPAPMPGPAGGENGDDRAAALLLLKVQVHRELLDEINLAQLDKMSRAQIEAEAGDVITNILGRHQMALTAVERKTLVSNVLDELLGLGPLEPLLQDETITDILVNGHATVFVERMGLLERVGTRFKDERHLFRIIQKIASGVGRRIDESSPFVDARLPNGSRVNAIVPPLALDGSLLSIRKFSHIPINMAKLVEFGSVPAAIAEVLEGVVAARRNILISGGTGSGKTTLLNAVSSFIDERERIVTIEDSAELQLQQEHVARLETRPANIEGRGEVTQRDLVKNALRMRPDRIIIGEVRAGEAFDMLQAMNTGHDGSMTTVHANTARDALARVEQMVSMSGIEMSPRAARAQIASAINVVVQIGRLSDGRRRLLSLSEITGMEGDIVTMQDIFLFRMTGRDADNRVLGHFEATGIRPKFLDTLSAYGIELAPDLFRPDRPVA, encoded by the coding sequence ATGTGGCAGGTCCAGAAGCGGAAGAATGCGGGCGCCGAGGAAGCGCCGGCGCCGATGCCGGGTCCCGCCGGCGGGGAGAATGGCGACGACCGCGCCGCCGCGCTCCTCCTCCTCAAAGTACAGGTCCATCGCGAGTTGCTGGACGAAATCAACCTCGCCCAGCTCGACAAAATGTCGCGCGCGCAGATCGAGGCGGAAGCGGGCGACGTCATCACCAATATCCTCGGCCGGCACCAGATGGCGCTGACTGCCGTCGAACGCAAAACGCTCGTCAGCAACGTCCTCGACGAACTCCTCGGCCTCGGCCCGCTCGAACCGTTGCTGCAGGACGAGACGATCACCGATATCCTCGTCAACGGTCACGCCACGGTGTTCGTCGAACGCATGGGCCTGCTCGAACGCGTCGGCACGCGTTTCAAGGACGAACGGCATCTTTTCCGGATCATCCAGAAAATCGCGAGCGGAGTGGGACGCCGCATCGACGAGTCTTCTCCCTTCGTCGACGCCCGCCTGCCGAACGGATCGCGCGTCAACGCGATCGTTCCCCCGCTGGCACTCGACGGTTCACTGCTCTCGATCCGCAAATTTTCGCACATCCCGATCAACATGGCAAAGCTTGTCGAATTCGGCAGCGTTCCCGCCGCGATTGCCGAGGTGCTGGAGGGCGTCGTCGCGGCGCGGCGCAATATCCTGATTTCGGGCGGCACGGGCTCGGGCAAGACGACGCTGCTCAACGCGGTGTCCTCGTTCATCGACGAGCGCGAACGCATCGTCACCATCGAGGATTCGGCCGAACTGCAATTGCAGCAGGAACATGTCGCGCGCCTCGAGACGCGCCCCGCGAATATCGAGGGCCGCGGCGAGGTAACGCAGCGCGATCTCGTCAAGAATGCGCTTCGTATGCGGCCCGACCGGATCATCATCGGCGAGGTGCGCGCCGGCGAGGCGTTCGACATGTTGCAGGCGATGAACACCGGTCACGACGGTTCGATGACCACCGTCCACGCCAACACCGCGCGCGACGCGCTGGCCCGCGTCGAACAGATGGTCAGCATGAGCGGGATCGAGATGTCGCCACGCGCCGCGCGAGCGCAAATCGCCTCGGCCATCAATGTCGTCGTCCAGATCGGCCGCCTGTCGGACGGGCGCCGCCGCCTGCTCAGCCTTTCCGAGATCACCGGGATGGAGGGCGATATCGTCACCATGCAGGACATTTTCCTGTTCCGCATGACCGGCCGCGATGCCGACAACCGGGTCCTTGGCCATTTCGAGGCGACAGGGATCCGTCCGAAGTTCCTCGATACCTTGTCGGCATATGGGATCGAACTGGCGCCCGACCTGTTCCGGCCCGACCGGCCGGTGGCCTGA
- a CDS encoding type II secretion system F family protein, translated as MSDTALRFVTMVVLFAFIVLVAQLAGGAIADRRSKSRAVNARLRMIEAGVDREMVTARLRKDVPHDIPGAPRWVSDAARAFHRMLNAANIKRSPLEIFIFMLLGAAIVTAAILTLAGWSGTAVTIGVIQLAMAVGIVVGLLLPWMVIGRLADARRRRMESQFPVALDVFVRGLRAGHPIPAALNLLVEEMEDPVGTEFGIVADEIAFGFGLREALARMAERWGLPDIDMFVVSVSVQMETGGNLAEILENLGRVIRERASMFMKVRALSSEGRMTALVLTVLPILAFIGLFTVRPAFYLDVADDPIFIIGFAAILLLYLIGFLAIRKMVDLKV; from the coding sequence ATGAGCGACACCGCCCTTCGTTTCGTGACCATGGTGGTGCTTTTCGCCTTCATCGTTCTGGTCGCGCAACTGGCGGGCGGCGCCATCGCCGACCGGCGCAGCAAGAGCCGCGCGGTCAATGCGCGTCTGCGGATGATCGAGGCGGGGGTCGACCGCGAAATGGTCACCGCCCGGTTGCGCAAGGACGTTCCGCACGACATTCCCGGTGCCCCGCGCTGGGTTTCGGACGCGGCGCGTGCGTTTCACCGCATGCTCAACGCCGCGAATATAAAGCGCTCGCCGCTCGAGATATTCATCTTCATGCTGCTCGGAGCGGCGATAGTCACGGCTGCCATCCTCACATTGGCGGGATGGTCCGGCACCGCGGTCACCATCGGGGTCATCCAGCTTGCGATGGCGGTGGGCATCGTCGTCGGCCTGCTCCTGCCGTGGATGGTGATCGGCCGGCTGGCCGATGCGCGGCGGCGGCGCATGGAAAGCCAGTTTCCGGTCGCCCTCGACGTCTTTGTCCGCGGGCTGCGCGCCGGGCATCCGATCCCGGCCGCGCTCAACCTGCTGGTCGAAGAGATGGAAGATCCGGTCGGCACCGAATTCGGCATCGTGGCCGACGAGATCGCGTTCGGTTTCGGCCTGCGTGAAGCCTTGGCGCGGATGGCCGAACGGTGGGGGCTCCCCGATATCGACATGTTCGTCGTATCGGTCTCGGTCCAGATGGAAACCGGCGGCAATCTCGCCGAAATCCTGGAAAATCTGGGCCGGGTCATCCGCGAGCGCGCCAGCATGTTCATGAAGGTCCGCGCCCTGAGTTCGGAGGGCCGGATGACCGCTCTCGTCCTGACCGTACTACCTATTCTGGCGTTCATCGGCCTGTTTACCGTCAGGCCGGCCTTCTATCTCGATGTTGCCGACGATCCGATCTTCATCATCGGTTTCGCGGCCATATTGCTCCTCTACCTGATCGGCTTCCTTGCGATCCGGAAGATGGTGGACCTCAAGGTCTGA
- a CDS encoding type II secretion system F family protein codes for MVEQIALSPFMRWAVLLLLFALVTAATFLAIRTVLSRRLVLDRLEEQSKAAISESVAARLQASTAKASAWARLTERIERGGLSLGDSDPKALQRKMIAAGYRSPQAPKIFTLVRLLLIVLLPTIVVLPQLASDKPISLLSLYLQGAGFAAMGLFLPNLYLTAKADRRRQEIVNGFPDCLDLMLVCVEAGMGLEAALDRVAREMTTSHPLVAETLLQTTLELRAGASREEALRAMADRTRVDEIRAFATLLIQSDKLGSSIAMTLRTYASEMREKRRMRAEEKAHRLPVLLSIPLVVCMLPVMIGVLMLPAAVRVVREVAPALTGGG; via the coding sequence ATGGTCGAACAGATCGCCCTGTCCCCCTTCATGCGCTGGGCCGTCCTGTTGCTGCTGTTCGCGCTCGTGACCGCCGCCACCTTTCTGGCGATCCGGACCGTACTCAGCCGCCGCCTGGTTCTCGATCGGCTCGAAGAGCAATCGAAGGCGGCCATTTCGGAAAGCGTCGCCGCCAGGTTGCAAGCGTCCACAGCAAAGGCCAGTGCCTGGGCAAGACTCACCGAACGGATCGAGCGAGGCGGTCTTTCGCTGGGGGATTCCGATCCCAAGGCATTGCAGCGCAAGATGATCGCAGCAGGCTATCGCTCACCGCAGGCTCCGAAAATCTTCACGCTCGTCCGCCTGCTCTTGATCGTGCTCCTGCCCACGATCGTCGTTCTCCCCCAACTGGCGTCGGACAAGCCGATCTCGTTGCTGAGCCTCTATCTGCAGGGAGCGGGCTTCGCCGCGATGGGCCTCTTTTTGCCCAATCTCTACCTGACGGCGAAAGCAGACCGCCGGCGTCAGGAAATCGTCAACGGCTTTCCCGATTGCCTCGATCTGATGCTGGTCTGCGTCGAAGCGGGGATGGGGCTCGAAGCCGCGCTGGACCGGGTGGCGCGCGAAATGACGACTTCGCACCCGCTCGTCGCCGAAACGTTGCTGCAAACGACCCTCGAATTGCGCGCCGGCGCCAGCCGCGAAGAAGCGTTGCGCGCCATGGCCGACCGCACCCGCGTCGACGAGATCCGCGCCTTTGCGACGCTGCTGATCCAGTCCGACAAGCTGGGATCGAGTATCGCAATGACGCTCCGCACCTACGCCAGCGAGATGCGCGAAAAGCGGCGAATGCGCGCCGAGGAAAAGGCGCATCGCCTGCCCGTCCTCCTCTCGATCCCGCTCGTCGTCTGCATGCTGCCGGTCATGATCGGCGTGCTGATGCTGCCCGCTGCCGTCCGGGTCGTGCGCGAAGTCGCGCCGGCCCTGACGGGAGGGGGATGA
- a CDS encoding tetratricopeptide repeat protein, with the protein MTVRVRALSFALAACVLASCSFGPRLQSALPVVRDVPVLAGLSPAESLARARTYLTSRQYGLAIELFRAAGRDPALEIDSLNGLAIAYDGIGRRDLAERYFQKALAVRTGDERTRHNLAAFYAASGQSEKRQALLADAAAAPIDTQAAAITSESSFPPTPGSAARPVAAANADLRTTSPLGETFAPLLVKAGFSDEASSPPASLSDDLSIACLGHSAVARRDADGAMRMFRISIGEVFIATEPGGTSCALAPPAGDPASGAGTMSNKAYLELLAAYLDRLNRLNLFAGLALPTPTGAS; encoded by the coding sequence ATGACCGTGCGCGTCCGTGCCCTGTCCTTCGCACTGGCCGCATGCGTTCTCGCAAGCTGCTCGTTCGGCCCGCGCCTGCAATCGGCGCTGCCGGTGGTTCGGGACGTGCCGGTTCTTGCCGGCCTGTCGCCGGCCGAATCGCTCGCCCGCGCACGGACCTATCTGACGTCGCGGCAATATGGCCTGGCGATCGAACTGTTCAGGGCAGCGGGCCGCGATCCGGCGCTCGAGATCGACAGCCTGAACGGGCTTGCGATCGCCTATGACGGTATCGGACGGCGCGATCTCGCCGAACGCTATTTCCAGAAAGCGCTCGCGGTCCGAACCGGCGACGAACGCACACGCCACAACCTCGCGGCCTTCTATGCAGCGTCGGGGCAGTCCGAAAAGCGGCAGGCCCTGCTCGCCGACGCGGCGGCGGCACCGATCGATACGCAGGCGGCCGCTATCACGAGCGAGTCGTCCTTTCCGCCGACACCGGGTTCCGCCGCGCGACCGGTCGCGGCCGCGAACGCCGATCTGCGCACAACAAGCCCGCTTGGCGAAACTTTTGCCCCCTTGCTGGTAAAGGCCGGCTTCAGTGACGAAGCATCGTCGCCGCCGGCGTCGCTTTCCGACGATTTGTCGATAGCGTGCCTCGGCCACAGCGCCGTTGCGCGACGCGATGCCGACGGCGCGATGCGGATGTTTCGCATCAGTATCGGCGAAGTCTTTATCGCAACCGAACCCGGCGGAACCTCCTGCGCCTTGGCCCCGCCGGCCGGGGATCCGGCAAGCGGAGCCGGGACGATGAGCAACAAGGCCTATCTGGAGCTGCTCGCTGCCTATCTCGACCGGCTCAACCGGCTGAATCTTTTCGCGGGGCTTGCCTTGCCTACCCCGACCGGGGCAAGCTGA
- a CDS encoding tetratricopeptide repeat protein, whose amino-acid sequence MHRRRNPILAMIAAIAAGWLSFVPLRAYENPPAPPLPTDLAAQRADMLGAIDKALAGQRLVEAKALLDRLEPEPGTGEDDRADLLRAEWLIAVGRPRDAIPLLVSTEEIDGRQCRKLSAGMIALTQLSELDQADRLAAAPAATCIADPLYWRSLARLHLARDRAPAAVSALRRALALVPENNAVAADLGVALIATGDAAEAADLLSKLLASDPGQSEVRMNLDYANGMLGLQPARAASDSDLGWSNRLQFAGLGAQRANHLVLAEALLGQALIERPRHDDRLWHQYVAVAGRHRKGAGL is encoded by the coding sequence ATGCACCGCCGTCGTAACCCGATACTCGCGATGATCGCGGCGATCGCTGCCGGCTGGCTGTCGTTTGTCCCGCTCCGGGCCTATGAAAATCCACCCGCGCCTCCCCTGCCCACCGACCTCGCAGCACAGCGTGCCGATATGCTGGGGGCGATCGACAAGGCGTTGGCGGGTCAGCGGCTCGTCGAAGCAAAGGCCTTGCTCGACCGGCTGGAACCCGAACCGGGCACGGGCGAAGACGATCGCGCCGACCTGCTTCGTGCAGAATGGCTGATCGCGGTCGGGCGTCCGCGCGATGCGATCCCGCTTCTCGTATCGACCGAAGAGATCGACGGCCGACAATGCCGGAAATTGTCCGCTGGCATGATCGCCCTCACCCAGCTTTCCGAACTCGATCAGGCCGACCGTCTCGCCGCTGCTCCCGCAGCGACCTGCATCGCGGATCCGTTATACTGGCGCAGCCTTGCCCGATTGCACCTTGCCCGCGATCGCGCGCCGGCTGCGGTAAGCGCGCTTCGCAGGGCTCTTGCACTGGTTCCGGAAAACAACGCCGTGGCGGCCGATCTGGGCGTCGCATTGATTGCAACCGGCGATGCCGCCGAGGCGGCGGATCTGTTGTCGAAGCTTCTGGCAAGCGACCCCGGTCAGTCCGAGGTCCGGATGAACCTCGATTATGCGAACGGCATGCTGGGATTGCAGCCAGCGCGCGCGGCATCGGACAGCGACCTCGGGTGGAGCAACCGCCTGCAGTTCGCGGGGCTGGGCGCGCAACGGGCGAACCATCTTGTCCTTGCCGAGGCCTTGCTGGGTCAGGCGCTGATCGAACGGCCGCGCCATGACGACAGGCTGTGGCACCAATATGTCGCCGTCGCCGGGCGCCACCGAAAGGGCGCGGGACTTTGA
- a CDS encoding A24 family peptidase has product MIAIKAAFVTILAFAAWSDARRFLIPNIYSLLLLLLGALAWVAGFPFAAPLWSHAAHFVLALGLGMLLFHFGWFGGGDVKLYAALASWFPLSSGLFLLLTVSLSGAAVVLLSIVFHQIRAFYGPAERKKGSFMTRRIAYGLAIAAGGVFSMLWRYS; this is encoded by the coding sequence TTGATCGCCATCAAGGCGGCGTTTGTGACCATATTGGCGTTCGCCGCCTGGTCCGACGCGCGCCGCTTCCTCATTCCGAACATCTACTCGTTGCTGCTGTTGCTGCTCGGCGCGCTGGCTTGGGTCGCGGGCTTCCCCTTTGCCGCGCCGCTCTGGTCCCACGCGGCGCATTTCGTCTTGGCGCTCGGGCTGGGAATGCTGCTGTTTCATTTCGGCTGGTTCGGCGGCGGCGACGTGAAACTCTATGCGGCGCTGGCTTCGTGGTTCCCGCTCTCGAGCGGCCTTTTCCTGTTACTTACCGTGTCGTTGAGCGGTGCGGCGGTCGTCCTGCTGTCGATCGTCTTTCACCAGATCCGGGCATTTTACGGTCCGGCGGAGCGCAAAAAGGGCAGCTTCATGACGCGCCGGATCGCGTACGGGCTGGCGATTGCGGCCGGCGGAGTATTTTCGATGCTCTGGCGCTATTCCTGA